A stretch of bacterium DNA encodes these proteins:
- a CDS encoding YicC family protein, with protein sequence MAGSMTGYGAGEAALGDSTLVVETRSVNHRYLETSIRGPRWSLSLEGAVREEVKKRFDRGRFDVFIHFEVPENGAALINMDAAREFVGSLRAVGKELRLSGDVSLEVLAQFRDSLKSVEPAISPEEAKPVLLDALGRALESLKEMRVREGGALQRDIVSHLGQVEIFTREIRASLPEIRAALTGRARERILQFAEGLQMEEGRLEQELVYAAEKGDISEELSRLESHISQFRGLLEAEGPIGRKLDFLLQEMNREANTVASKSVDLSITQRAVELKSAMEKIREQVQNIE encoded by the coding sequence TTGGCGGGAAGCATGACAGGCTACGGCGCGGGAGAGGCCGCGCTCGGGGATTCCACGCTCGTCGTCGAGACGCGCTCGGTCAACCACCGCTATCTCGAAACCTCCATCCGGGGCCCCCGGTGGTCGCTCTCCCTCGAGGGCGCTGTCCGCGAGGAGGTGAAGAAGCGCTTCGACCGCGGGCGGTTCGACGTGTTTATCCATTTCGAGGTTCCCGAGAACGGCGCCGCTTTGATCAACATGGATGCGGCCCGTGAATTCGTGGGTTCCCTGCGGGCGGTGGGAAAGGAGTTGAGGCTCTCGGGCGATGTGAGCCTCGAGGTGCTGGCCCAGTTCCGCGATTCCCTGAAATCCGTGGAGCCGGCCATCTCTCCCGAGGAAGCCAAGCCGGTCCTGCTCGATGCGCTCGGGCGCGCGCTCGAGAGCCTGAAGGAGATGCGGGTGCGCGAGGGCGGGGCCCTGCAGCGCGATATCGTCTCGCATCTCGGCCAGGTGGAAATTTTTACGAGGGAGATACGCGCCTCGCTGCCCGAGATCCGGGCGGCGCTGACCGGGCGGGCCAGAGAGCGGATCCTCCAGTTCGCCGAAGGGCTCCAGATGGAGGAGGGCCGCCTCGAGCAGGAACTCGTCTACGCGGCCGAAAAAGGAGACATCAGCGAAGAACTCAGCCGGCTCGAGAGCCACATCTCGCAGTTTCGCGGCCTTCTCGAAGCCGAAGGGCCCATCGGGCGGAAGCTCGATTTTCTTCTCCAGGAGATGAACCGGGAGGCCAACACGGTGGCTTCCAAGTCCGTGGATCTGTCCATCACCCAGCGCGCGGTGGAGTTGAAGAGCGCGATGGAGAAGATCCGCGAGCAGGTTCAGAACATCGAGTGA
- the gmk gene encoding guanylate kinase codes for MTRKGHLFVISAPSGTGKSTLINRAVDEISDMWHSVSATTRAPRNYEKEGVHYFFMGRADFQKKIEEGHFLEWARVHDEYYGTPVQEVDRRLEAGVDVIMDLDVQGALQLKERRPGARLIFIMPPSIESLRERLKGRNTESEEKISARIAEAKREITQRDHYDHVIVNNVLEDAYRELAGVILGIREEAEEPRS; via the coding sequence ATGACGAGAAAAGGACATCTTTTTGTTATCTCTGCGCCCTCGGGGACGGGAAAGTCCACCCTCATCAACCGGGCGGTGGATGAGATCTCCGATATGTGGCACTCGGTGAGCGCCACGACGCGCGCGCCCCGGAATTACGAGAAAGAAGGTGTCCATTATTTTTTCATGGGCCGGGCGGATTTCCAGAAGAAAATCGAGGAGGGGCATTTTCTCGAATGGGCCCGGGTGCATGACGAGTATTACGGTACCCCGGTCCAGGAGGTGGACCGCCGCCTCGAGGCCGGGGTGGATGTGATCATGGATTTGGATGTGCAGGGCGCCCTCCAACTCAAGGAGCGGCGGCCCGGCGCCCGGCTGATATTCATCATGCCGCCCTCGATCGAATCGCTGCGGGAGCGGCTCAAGGGGCGGAACACCGAATCCGAGGAAAAGATAAGCGCCCGGATCGCGGAAGCAAAAAGAGAAATCACGCAGCGCGATCACTACGATCATGTCATCGTGAACAATGTGCTGGAGGATGCCTACCGGGAGCTGGCGGGCGTGATTCTCGGAATCCGGGAAGAGGCGGAGGAGCCTCGGTCATGA
- the coaBC gene encoding bifunctional phosphopantothenoylcysteine decarboxylase/phosphopantothenate--cysteine ligase CoaBC — protein MTKALGGLRGKFVVLGVSGGIAAYKGIELARLLQAAGAEVQVVLTEGALEFVQPLPFQVLTGRVPISKMFPIEGGAHAGDMPHISLTAKAALVVIAPAAANIIGKFAQGLGDDFLSTLLLSARGPVLVAPAMNTRMWENEAVRANVATLRTRGHIVMEPGSGRLARAEEGEGPGRMPEPAEILEDVLRLIGTPQDLAGLHLLVTAGPTRERWDAVRFLSNRSTGKMGYAVAAAAAARGARVTLVSGPAALPDPEGVETVRVESCEEMRAAVLKAWPGVQAAVMAAAVADYRPADPRNGKQKKGEGGLTLELERTPDILAELGEDKRGRILIGFAAETGELRENARAKLKRKKLNLIVANAVAGADDAMGADESRAILIGPEGEEELPRMAKGELAHRLLDRLAVLWQEKGDTSKTSA, from the coding sequence ATGACAAAAGCGCTTGGCGGTTTGCGGGGGAAATTCGTCGTCCTCGGCGTCTCGGGCGGCATCGCCGCCTACAAGGGCATCGAGCTCGCGCGCCTTCTCCAGGCGGCGGGCGCTGAGGTGCAGGTGGTGCTGACCGAGGGCGCGCTGGAGTTCGTCCAGCCGCTGCCTTTTCAGGTGCTCACGGGCCGGGTCCCGATCTCGAAGATGTTCCCCATCGAAGGGGGCGCGCACGCGGGGGACATGCCCCATATCTCTCTGACCGCCAAGGCGGCGCTCGTCGTCATCGCCCCCGCCGCGGCGAACATCATCGGAAAATTCGCCCAGGGGCTGGGTGATGATTTTCTCTCGACCCTTCTCCTTTCGGCGAGAGGGCCCGTCCTCGTGGCCCCGGCCATGAACACCAGGATGTGGGAGAACGAGGCGGTCCGCGCGAATGTGGCCACCCTCCGGACTCGCGGCCACATCGTGATGGAGCCGGGTTCGGGGCGCCTGGCACGCGCCGAGGAGGGCGAGGGGCCGGGCCGGATGCCTGAGCCGGCGGAGATTCTCGAGGATGTCCTCCGCCTCATCGGCACGCCGCAGGATCTGGCGGGCCTTCATCTTCTGGTCACGGCGGGCCCCACGCGGGAGAGATGGGACGCCGTGCGGTTCTTGTCGAACCGCTCCACTGGCAAGATGGGCTACGCCGTGGCGGCCGCGGCGGCCGCGCGCGGCGCCCGGGTGACGCTGGTGAGCGGCCCGGCCGCCCTGCCCGATCCCGAGGGGGTGGAGACCGTGCGCGTCGAATCGTGCGAGGAGATGCGCGCCGCCGTCCTGAAGGCGTGGCCCGGAGTTCAGGCCGCCGTCATGGCCGCCGCCGTCGCCGATTACCGCCCGGCCGACCCCCGGAACGGGAAACAGAAAAAAGGAGAAGGCGGACTCACCCTTGAACTCGAACGCACTCCGGACATCCTCGCCGAATTGGGTGAAGACAAGAGAGGGCGCATCCTCATCGGGTTTGCGGCGGAGACGGGAGAGCTCAGGGAAAACGCGCGCGCCAAGCTCAAGCGCAAGAAGCTCAATCTGATCGTGGCCAACGCCGTCGCGGGGGCCGACGATGCCATGGGGGCGGACGAGAGCCGGGCGATCTTGATCGGGCCCGAAGGCGAGGAGGAACTTCCCCGCATGGCCAAGGGCGAGCTCGCCCACCGGCTCCTGGATCGCCTCGCCGTTTTGTGGCAAGAAAAGGGTGACACCTCCAAAACATCTGCCTGA
- a CDS encoding uracil-DNA glycosylase, which yields MSEREEIAQGLLGRLRSLRAAGVRYVPLGAAPEVSPPLAAVRKAPAPAYPKESPPAVPAPPAVPAPPAEKPQPTLIAEPEESYGMAPSTRKNAIETPALPFDPAGEMALPVLEQAVAGCLRCKLGPGRKNLVFGVGNPAADLVFVGEAPGANEDAEGIPFVGRAGQMLTKMIENVIEIRRQDVYICNILKCRPPGNRNPEPDEIACCEPYLHKQLEIIQPKLICALGKFAAQSLLQTTVPIGKLRGKFGRYRGVPTLATYHPAYLLRSPGQKRVVMEDLLQIKAVLSGALVPEIEIYG from the coding sequence ATGTCCGAGCGGGAAGAGATCGCCCAAGGACTGCTGGGCCGCCTGAGGAGCCTGCGCGCGGCGGGCGTGCGCTACGTCCCCCTCGGCGCGGCGCCAGAGGTATCGCCTCCTCTGGCCGCGGTCCGCAAAGCGCCCGCTCCGGCGTATCCGAAAGAAAGCCCGCCGGCCGTCCCGGCGCCACCGGCAGTCCCGGCGCCACCGGCAGAAAAGCCTCAGCCCACCCTTATCGCAGAGCCCGAGGAGAGCTACGGCATGGCGCCATCCACAAGAAAAAACGCCATCGAGACGCCCGCGCTTCCCTTCGACCCGGCGGGGGAGATGGCCCTCCCGGTACTCGAGCAGGCGGTCGCGGGGTGTCTCCGCTGCAAGCTGGGCCCGGGGCGGAAGAATCTCGTCTTCGGGGTAGGCAACCCCGCCGCCGATCTGGTGTTCGTGGGCGAGGCGCCGGGCGCGAACGAGGACGCCGAGGGTATCCCCTTTGTCGGCCGGGCGGGGCAGATGCTCACGAAGATGATCGAAAACGTGATCGAGATCCGCCGCCAGGATGTCTACATCTGCAACATCCTCAAGTGCCGCCCCCCCGGGAATCGAAACCCCGAGCCGGATGAGATCGCCTGCTGCGAGCCCTACCTCCACAAGCAGCTCGAGATCATCCAGCCCAAGCTCATCTGTGCTCTCGGCAAGTTCGCCGCCCAGTCGCTCCTCCAGACCACGGTGCCCATCGGGAAGCTGCGGGGGAAGTTCGGCCGCTACCGCGGGGTGCCCACCCTCGCCACCTACCATCCGGCCTACCTCCTCCGGAGCCCCGGGCAGAAGCGCGTCGTGATGGAGGATCTCCTCCAGATCAAGGCGGTCCTATCCGGGGCGCTTGTGCCCGAGATCGAGATTTACGGCTGA